The nucleotide window ctatcccgtgtcttaacagcatgcccgttatttcaaaatataatggtctCGTTATTCTGATGTcccgataaacctcattccatgaggagtaaggaacgtTTCAGGatagcaggttatttcgaaatatggtgctgtgtagacagtgccaaatgatgaaatacactatttcaaaatacgatTGCaattagatacaaaatttgcatagctcaaattgtgtatcttacttcaacctaTGGTGTGGGGGGAAGCTGCAAAGCAGGCTGTTAGAACTGAGATGATCACAGAACCCAGCAGAGCTCTCATGAGCACCTTAAACACTGACTGAGAGACCACTGAACACCACCTCGCACTAGTGTCCCAACCTCTGTCCCATACAGCACAGCTAGCAGCAGGAATTTCCTCACACTAATGCTGGTGTGTTCCAACCATCATCTCTAGAGCGTAGAGGGGAGTTTGGTCTCCAGGAACCTTCATTCTTTTGCTTTTCTCCTGAAACTACTAACCAGATGTTCTTTGGGACATGGAGGCCTCACAGCCGGGGCCGTCAGGAACAGTACTCTGATAGCCATTTGTTTTCACTCACAAAGGGCTGACATTAAGCATGACCAAAAAAAAGGCAGCTGCATGGCACTTTGATATCTCGTGCTAGCTCTACAATTCACTGGCAGGCCCTATATCCCCTTTCAGTACCAGGACTACCAGGTTAAGCAAATTATGGTTTGATCCCCTTCCCAGAagcatgctcccccccccccccccaaattacaAAGCTGGGCCTGTACACAGGCCAAACAACAGCCACCAATGGTAACAAATAAGCCACTACCCAACTGGTCAAGATTTCAACCATGACCTAAAGCTGAGAGGTTTCCATAGCCCAGTGCCATGGACTAACCTTCTCCCTCTTGCTATAGTGAAGGATTGTTTCAACTTCAGTCACACAGCTGTATGGGAGCATCAAAACACGTGCTGTGAATATCTGGTCAAAAGAGAAACTGGAGTTTCTTCCCCTGTACTCACACTGCTTTTCTGTTAGTTTTCTGAGAACCCCAATTGATATATTTAAAGCAGGAACGGTACAACATTTTAGGCCAACAGTAGAGTATATTCCTAGAAAGCAAATGCTGATTTCAGAAATAGAAGTATCCACAACTTGCTTGTAAGAATGGTTCTCATCcagtaaacaaactgaaaaaattcCAAGTTACCTGTGTGTCGAGTCAAAACCAATCAACACAGTCAACACAGCTGGGATTTTGGATATGGGGAATCATCTACAGGTCAAGAATTAACTGGAGAAGTCACAGATACATAAGTTACTCCCTCAGTCCGATTACATTTTGGAGTATGTTGACATTCAGAGGTGCAGGGGGTCATTCCCAGCTTGAGGAAATATATGCTAGTTCTTATCTAGATAGTGTGCTAAAAACAACATTGTGGTAGCAGTGCATATGGCCACTTTAAGTATGTGCCTATGGTGGGTGCACACTTCCCTCCTACAGCTCCAGCTGCACTGTATTTTTAGTGTTTTCAGTCAGTCAATGCAAGTGCAGGTATGTCACCTCCAGCTGGGAATCACAGCCCCAGTTTGAAGTGGAGATACACCCTCAGAAAAAAAGCTGAGGTTGGAAGAGGGGAGTGAGCATGCAGGGGGAAGGAGATGTGGGATCAGAAATAGATCTTACTGCACCTAGTTGTGGATATCCATCCTTGTACCAACATGGCTCACTTAAGGAATACCAAATGAGAAATGTTATTGTTTGTCTTTCTGTACTCAGAATGTAGAAAATCCTTTGTGCAGGAAACTCTGTGTTGCATGTGGCAAGGGAAGGAATCCATGACACGTGCCTGTGAGCAGCCTCTCCACACTTGATATTTCAGCCAAAAGTGGGCACTGCCTCCTGCCACCCCATGAGGGGTTTAGAATCACCACTATCAATATTGACCCAGCTCCTGGCCTGTTTCCAACATCTTCCCTTTATTTGAGACAGGCACAAAACCCTCTTTATGAATAATGGGTGCACATTCCCCCTGCACAGTTGTTCTATCTGTGAAATTGCATGCAGGTGGCTCCATAGGGACTTGGCAGACAGGAGTTCTTATGCGGATCATGTTTACTGGGCAAGGCTAGATTTCCCCCTACAAGAAAGTTGCCTCCTCCTTGCTGAACCAAGCAAAGTTTCCACGGGCAGAAACACTTTTCATAGAGTCACctgttgttgaaaaaaaaacacactgaaAGGAATTTTAGAGATGTTTGCTAATGACATCTCTCTTGCTAATGGAAGGGTCATTGGTGACATGGCCAATACAGAAACGACACATAAGAGATTTAAAACCAGCTTGAAAGCTAAGTTTAGATACTGAGCTAATGCCTTGATAAAGCTTGAAGTGAAGAATCCTATCATCAGTTATACCTTATTGACATGGACTGCAGCtggggcagaatctggcccttaatatGTTTCAAAGTTAAACATTCTATTTATACATTATTAAAATAAGACAGAATAGGTTTTACAGCCATTTCCATAGCACTGTCATGCTGTTAGTGATACAAATCTTTTTCTTTTGACATAAGAGATATCATCAGAAAGTGGCTCAGAAATGCCAAGTGTGGAAAACATCATTTTAATATGTTCTTTTTTGTTCCCCATGGGAAGTGATTCTTAGATGTGGAACCTTCCAAGAGGTGAGATGAACACAACAGGTAGGAcagtgaaatgtattaaataaaagCCAAGGAAGTAAATAAGGATGTGCTACCCCTGGAAAGGGGTAGTACACTTTTTAGAGTTAATGTTCATCCTTGTTGATTTAATTCAATAAGACGACCAGCAAACACGGCCAATGTTCCAATAATGCAAACCAGCATGAAGATACCAAGGAGAAGATGATCTATTACCATTGCAACAAACTTCCATTCTTCTGCAGCCTGGACATGAAAGAAAGAGGAGACAATCAGAATCTCCAGAGAGCTATGTGCCTTTCAAGGCAGTGTATGGAGGTGTGGGTAATTACTGTCTTGTGCAAAGGAAAGCTTCTCTCTGGGTTCTAGTATTATTATGGAagaatacttattttgaaataagttagtgGTCTGGAATGCCTATGCTATCCAGACCCCAACTTCAAATTTAGGGATGATTCAACCCTTTATCCTTACTTATAATGGATGTCTTAAGAACAGAGGTCTTGTGTGTTCTACACTGGTTAAAAGAGCATATTGTTCATTTTGTAAGAGCAGAGATTTAGTATGGTGTTTCTGGCAAAGACACTTGAACACACATTACATTCCCACACACTACTGAGCAGCTGCTGGAGTGGGGCTTTCAGAGTATTAGAAACATTCAGCCACAGGCTTATTCCTGATTGTGGGGACTTCATTTTCAACTAGCTTTGATATGTATAAAATTTTTAAAGTGCGTTCCAATTGGCTCTCAATGGAACTTGTGTCCTTAGGCTGCAAAGTGAGCCTTAAAAGTATATTCCAATTGTGAGTGTTAAGAACCAGACACCATTTCCCCTACAGGTGTAAGGTCATTCATGGTCCCCAGTTTCTGCACCGAGAAACCTTTGGGACATGACTCCCTTTTCTATTGTAGGGATCAGTTCAGTTCTGAGCTGTGGGCAGACAATGGTGCCCCAGCTGGCTTCGCCAGTACAAGGCCCTCCAAACTAGTTGCTCTGAGTTAGCTCTTTTGCGGAGCAACTTCTATGGGAAGACAAGCAGTGTGAGAGTGAGTACAGAGTAGCATGCCATGCATGGGACTGGGCATGATGTTTTGTTCAGGTTCATTTTCCAGCTTTGGGTGTGTTGCAAACTGCCTATTATATTAGGAAAATATCCTGAATGGAATATATTaggaatctgttttgaaatattgTTAATTTCCTTGAAACCTTTCTAACTACTTGTGCTCATTCCACTCTGAGCTCATGTAGTACACTTGGAAAATCTtagcacattttttttcaaagactCAGTTGTCATCTGAAGCTATTATTTATCATTCTTTACAGATTGCATCAAGGGGAGAACAGGGCTCTATGATAAGGCAGAGACTATGTTTGGGGTATACTTATGAGAAACGGAAAGATTTAGTATTCCCAGAAAATTAAGTGTCTTATTTTAAAAGCGAGGGATGAATCACAGATAAAAAATGCCTTACATTACTGGATTCTTGATCTGATTTCATTGTTTCAGCAATGTATTTGATTCCCTCTATAGCACTTTTCACATCTGGGTTTTTGGTAAGGGGGGAGTGGAAGTTGACGGTAGCAGGACATGGTTTTCCAGAGATTTCAGAAATATCAATGTCTTCTGTAAAAATCCTTTTCTCTTGTTTATCCCTGGATGGTCGTTTCATTGTTGAAAAAAACATAACATTTGGGATAGTGTCAATAAAgatctgaaaaaagaaaatgtattggGTTTTGTATTGTCTTACGGATGTGACattgcaacaaaacaaaaacagttgCAAGGATTCTTAACTACCAAATAATCTCCTCTATTGGATTCACTAGGAATTCCCTATTTGCAAGTATGTCACAGCCTGAACCTTAGTCGCACTTTACTTGTCTTGTATACATCTGATGCCCTGGGGCTGACTGAATCATCACAAGCCTCTCATACATTTTCAGGAAACATTTTCTTGATTCCATATAAAGTGTACGCACATTTCACAGAGTCCAAACATAGCCGGAGTGGCTCCAGAAAGCCACCAGCACACTTTTTTGGCAGTCTCCTCAAACTGCTgcttgcaggcactgcccctgcagctccattGGCTGCAGTTACCAATCAATGAGAGCTTCAGAGTTGgcgctcagagcaggggcagcatgtggtGACACTTCCTCTCTCTTAGGGTCTATAAGGATGTGCTGACCTCTTCTGGGAACTGCACGAAGCAAGGAAGGAAGCCAAATGCTGTGGCAATGGGGATCCctggggccttttaaatcacttgGGCCCCTGGGCGATTGCCTGTTTTGCTCCCACCCATCGGTATGTTTGTTCAGGTCTGTATGCTGTAGGTCTGCCCTATATAGCTTAATGCCAGGTCATGCAAGCTGAGTGATGGAAAGACTGGCTGGCATAGCCATGGATGGTTTGGGTTCCCTTGATGAAGCACTTGTGGTGACATACACACAACTCTGCCATGAGTCTTGGAAATTCTGTGACCCTCATTTAAGGTGAAAAAGTAGATTTCCCTCCCTCCGCAATGACTTTGAAGCAATGCTGTTTCTCaggagagcagggcagaaaatGTGGACTTGAGCTGGGCCGCTGGCTGTCAGTCTCCAGAAGAATGGGAGTTGCATGGGAAGCGCTTTTTGAGCTCTGCAGATGGCTGATGGGGGTTTGCCACTGGCTGGATCAGGAGTGATGCAGCCTGATAATCTCTGGGTTCCCACAAAGTGCTATAAAACAACCtacctgcatctgacaaagtgggtatttgcccacgaaagcttatgctcctacacttcagttagtctataaggtgccacaggactcctcatcgcttttgcagattcagactaacacggctacccctctgatacttgactaccTAGTTCTGGCTCTCTGTGCTTACAGCTGCTACTTTGTTTTACCCCACCTGTCTCCCAAGTGTTGGGTTTTCTCTGTGACAGTCTACCAATACTAGGCAATTTTTCTATTTTGCATCTCAGCCAGGGAGCCCTGATGCTGCTTGCTCAGAGATTTATCTGGATTGGGCAACTCCTCGAACACCTTGAGATTTTTATTACATAAGTCTCAGAATTAAATATTCAAAGCCCCACGGCAGCGGAGAAATTCACAACTAACCCTTCTTACCTTCCTCACCCACTGTGGCATCACATGGGTACTTGGGGAGCGATGGTGGGTGTTGATTACAATGACGGTAATGATGATTGATGCTATGACAAACACCATGGTAAATAACATGTATTTGCCAATCAAAGGCACTGCACTGGAAGTAGAGGGAATCAGCTCCACAATGACCAGAAGGAAGACCGTCAAAGACAGCAAAACAGAAATGCTCAGAGTCATCTTCTCACCTGCCACACAGAACAAATGCTATTAGTGCAGGGCAGTGCAGAAGGTGTTCATCAGGGAGAGAAACCATGTGATTTCATAGGTGGTTGGTTGCTGTTCACCTTGAATACTTGAAGGGATACCTATATCTGGACTACTTATACATCTCTACATTACCAAAAGTATCAAATCTGGCTGGTCATTGAAGTTCTTGTGCCATTGTGGAGGGACCAAAATAGGATCAACCGCTCCCCCCGTATCAGGTTGGAGTTTGTCAGGACACAACTAGGACTGAGGACAGGCTGAAGGCACTGACAACTCACTTGCTATGAGTATCTGTATGAGCCACAGGTGTTAAGTGAGTGGACACAGGCTCAACTCAGTGCTTGTGCCTTTGTGGTGATTTCTTCAGCTCCTTTAGGTAGCTTTGTTTTTCGCTCTGGTGAAATGACAGCCTCAcctttggctggctggctgaacaAGCGAGCATATGGCCTTAAAGCTCAGTAAATATTTGAGACTTCCTTTAGGACAGGGGTGACAAAACTGACCCACAAATCACAATGAACATTCACTCGAGTGGCATgtaattttttttgcaaaagcttcTGATAAGACCTTTTCTCAGAGGGAAATTGAAGAAAATAGCAACCAAGGGAAAGATGCAAATTCTTGGTAtggattaaaaaataaattaagcaCCAAAAAATGGTTGCAGTGAATAAATGCTTCTCGGATTCAACAGCAGCTAATAGTGGGCTAGGCCACAGGCCAGGATGAGACCAGAGTTGCTTATTATATTGATTCATGCAGTCACAGAAGCTAATGACCAAAATAATCCCTTAACCCAAATATCCTATAGTAGGGTTTCCAGGGCCATGATTTGCTTGTTTTTTAACATATTTGATACATTAATTTCAGGCACAAAACCAAGCAGTCCAACCTGGCCTCCAGTTAAATGGATAACTGACCCTTGATTTCCAAGGGAGCTCGGCCAGGCATATCTAATAGCAGTTTTAGAGTTTAAACTGTTTGTCAGCTAGGTTTACAGTGTCCATCAGTTTAGCACATGATCCTGACATATTGCTGAACATCTGCCATCCCACTAATTGTGAGTTATTACTCTTTTCTTTGAGAATCAGGAGCTTATCACAGTAACTTAATGAATGCACGTACCTGAATCGGTGGGCAGATAAAACACTAGCCCAGTTAAAAATGAGAAGAGCAGACAGGGAATGATGACGTTGACAATGAAATAGAGAGGCAAGCGCTGCATGAGGAAATGGTAGGTAATATCCAGATATGGAGTATCAGGGCAACAGGCATAGTAAACAAAGTGCTTCCAGCTCCGGTAATCTTTCATCACCCACTCACCACTCTCCATAAAGTTGCTCATATCCGGGCGATCACTCTCCTGACAGGATAAATAGTAAATC belongs to Pelodiscus sinensis isolate JC-2024 chromosome 7, ASM4963464v1, whole genome shotgun sequence and includes:
- the CHRNA1 gene encoding acetylcholine receptor subunit alpha isoform X2 yields the protein MQGEIGIRCFMKPDSNFDNGSGLILCSEHETRLVEDLFKNYNKVVRPVEDHHEAVVVTVGLQLIQLINVDEVNQIVTTNVRLKQQWTDVNLKWNPEEYGGLKKIRIPSEIIWRPDIVLYNNADGEFAIDQFTKVLLEHTGKITWTPPAIFKSYCEIIVTHFPFDQQNCSMKLGTWTYDGTVVIINPESDRPDMSNFMESGEWVMKDYRSWKHFVYYACCPDTPYLDITYHFLMQRLPLYFIVNVIIPCLLFSFLTGLVFYLPTDSGEKMTLSISVLLSLTVFLLVIVELIPSTSSAVPLIGKYMLFTMVFVIASIIITVIVINTHHRSPSTHVMPQWVRKIFIDTIPNVMFFSTMKRPSRDKQEKRIFTEDIDISEISGKPCPATVNFHSPLTKNPDVKSAIEGIKYIAETMKSDQESSNAAEEWKFVAMVIDHLLLGIFMLVCIIGTLAVFAGRLIELNQQG
- the CHRNA1 gene encoding acetylcholine receptor subunit alpha isoform X1, with amino-acid sequence MKFHYTHLLFFCSAGLILCSEHETRLVEDLFKNYNKVVRPVEDHHEAVVVTVGLQLIQLINVDEVNQIVTTNVRLKQQWTDVNLKWNPEEYGGLKKIRIPSEIIWRPDIVLYNNADGEFAIDQFTKVLLEHTGKITWTPPAIFKSYCEIIVTHFPFDQQNCSMKLGTWTYDGTVVIINPESDRPDMSNFMESGEWVMKDYRSWKHFVYYACCPDTPYLDITYHFLMQRLPLYFIVNVIIPCLLFSFLTGLVFYLPTDSGEKMTLSISVLLSLTVFLLVIVELIPSTSSAVPLIGKYMLFTMVFVIASIIITVIVINTHHRSPSTHVMPQWVRKIFIDTIPNVMFFSTMKRPSRDKQEKRIFTEDIDISEISGKPCPATVNFHSPLTKNPDVKSAIEGIKYIAETMKSDQESSNAAEEWKFVAMVIDHLLLGIFMLVCIIGTLAVFAGRLIELNQQG